The genome window aaccagattaacaaagctacTACGCGTAGTGGATAAATACAAAGTAACCAATACCTTAGGAGAAATATGGACATTGGAGTGTTTAATaatacacaaactctcacttcaattcaccgggtgttgcatggaggatatattcgtacacattcCACAGGTCAAAGATgggtttctaataaggaaagcCTCGATTTAAGAATCGTACATCTTCAGGAGTTCATCCAATGAGTTTAGGTGGTGTTAAacaaacattggattgaaatattattcctaatCATAGGGCTTGACGGTAAAtgataatattttgggagcctagatttgtatgttcTACGAAGTTCCCTTGGTATCCTTATTTTAGTCTCTTGTCCTATTCATGGAAGATTGACAAAATTCACCATATCACAGCGATTGTTGGGAcattacaagaatagaatttgtataacaaatacatataattttattgggttttggttttccaaagataaccttaagttaaaattatttttgttaatatatataaatttttttaagtgtatttataataaactaataagtctcgaaattttgatttacattataaaataaatattttatataatcgAAACTAAAGTCAAGAATAGACCAATgagtaaaataatatttgagtctTTAATTCTTGACGGATTGGGCCAAATAGAAATCTAGAGGTACAATAAAGTTGGACGGATCCTAAGAATTCCAATTTTGGGTCTAGCTAGACCCAAATCATGCTTTGAAATGCAAGGCATGAATGACCTTAAACGGAAAACAAATCGACGTCGATTATTTGAAAAATGCCATTTTAATACTTAGTGAACAAATGTTGGACACATAGGTCTAACAAAAATTCTTTTTTCCATATAAGTACCTCTTTTTCTACATAAAtagttcttttaaaaattaaaaattacatagTCCCACATTTGCCTTTCTTCTTCAATAGgcaaggataaaaaaaaatacttagatCTAGGGCACCTACACTTCATCTCCACCATCGCCACCATCACTCCTCCACCACCGTCgcacctccacaatcatcttcttcatttttattttcttattcttattctttttatttttattaggcTTCATCTATGTCTTGTTAAAGctgagatgtaatatgagatctgaGATCGTAATATAAGTTAATATCTAAGATCGTATGTTATTGTTTTCCCCCGATTATTTGCAATTGGTAGCCCGTTGTTTGTGTTATCCCTATTTTCTATAGAATTGGAACTTCCAATCAAAAGGAATACAAAAACAAACAGGGActtatttatttgtctaaataTAAAGCACTCCCTTGGTTTTGATGAGACACACGGTTTTGAGAGCTGCGTGCGTAGCACTATAAAGGCATCTGTGCCGAATTAAAAACATAAGAGAGAAAACCCTAAGTGGCCATGTTGCATCTAGACAAGGTAACCCGTATGTGGTTGTGGTTCACCATCAATCGgtgtttttttttgctttgctcATATGCAAGGAGACTAaagggaataccaaggaaataaCGTAGGCACTCGAAGTGGTGGTTTGTGCGtttaagaaaagaagaaagctaagAATCTCGatattgaagaggttggttatttTCTAGAtcttcttgatgccatgtttcTGTGTTTATCtagttttaatattttttagatataaaCCTAGAGGTTATTTataaaagattaaaacttgttctaatatgtttgtatgccatgttaaaaatattatttgtaaccaaataaatttttagaagagTAGCAACAAGGGCGATTGCCGACTAGGACGATTATCGACAAATATTTCCTCATGCCATTGATATGTGACATGCCATGACAGTTGCAAGAGTTGCATTGTTAGTTTATTAGTTGTCATTTGTTCTGTAATTATTTAGGGGTCAATTGTATTTCATTCAGTTGCTTTTGTTTCAATTGGCTCATGCTTGAACCCTGTTAGTGGGTTGGTAGTTGAGTTTAGTCACATTCTCATTGTAACTGCAAGCACTACTATAATACGTGTTGATGAAGGAACATAGGATAACCATATTTGAGCCAAGAATCCTCTTCTTTATATCTCTCTCTGTTCAGTTCTCCTTTCTCAGTTCTTGTACGTATCATTGGTATTAGAGCTGTTGATGGAAACCCATGGCAAGTCTAATACAGAATTCCGCAACGAGGTTAGCAAAATCCTAGCCCGCCATGAATCTAGCTTCGACCAAGTACACTCCACCATTCAAACTATCCTCACCGAACTACAGTTCATCCATGTCTCTTCTACCCGAGCCCAAGCCAATGGAGTCGACGACATCAACCTATTTGCCATTGGAGAGACATCCCAACCAATCAGAAGCAATTTGACCAGTCCCCACAATACGGGACTGAAGTTAACCTTCCCGGGGTTTTCTGGAGGTGATCCAACTGGGTAGATTTAGCAACAATTTTTTGAGTACCAACGAATTCCACCACAACAGCCTGTATCTCTTGCTTCCTTCCATCTCGAGGGAATTGCCTTGTAGTGGCATCGTTGGCTTATAAAGGCTAAGGGGCCAATGGTCTGGGGGGAGTTTACAAAGGAATTGTTGCATCGCTTTGGACCCACTGAGTATGAGGATCCATCTGAGGCTTTTAGCTGGCTCAAACACACCACTACTATAGTAGCATACTAGGAGGAGTTTGAAAGGCTTTCACAGTTGATTGACAATTTACTACAGGCTTGGATGTCAAGGTGAAGAAACCACGTACCTTGATTGAAGCCCTCGCGATCGTGAGATTAATCAAAGAACGCAATTCCCTGCAGCGAAAGTCCTGTATCTTTGCACGCTTACCCATACCAGGCCCACCAAAATCCATTCTTGGACCCCTACCAGCCACCTCACACATCACCTCaaacaccaaaccaaaccaaactccACCCATACCACTACTATAAATTCTTCCACATTCAAGCAGATCACGGGGCAAGAGGCACGAGAACGACGGGAAAAATGCTTATGTTATTATTGCGATGAGAAGTACATGTCGGGTCATAAGTGCCAAAAGCCGCAGCTCTACATAATTGAGGATGTTGAACCATCGGATCCTACTGAAATAAGCCCAAAATCTAGCTCATATGTCAACAGTGACATTGTTCTCGAAATTTCATTCCATGCCATGTCCGGGGCTGCCCATCCTTAGACCATTTGAGTTCTTGGCAAATTTTAGAACCACGACATTACTGTGCTTATTGATGGAGGCAGCACGCATAATTTCATTGACCAGAAGGTTGTTAAAAAGTATGAAATACCAGTGGCAAGTGATCAATCCTTCCAAGTCCTGGTTGCTAATAGGGAACGGGTTGAATGTATGGGTCGTTGCCTATCTCTCACGCTTCTAGTTCAGGAGCATGTTATAATTGTTGATTTTTATGTGCTGCCCATCGCAGCCTGCCAAGTCATGCTGGGTGTTCAGTGGCTTGAGGCGTTGGAGCCTATTGAGACGAATTATAAGGAGCTTACCATGGGCTTCACCAAGGATAGGGTTCGATACCGATTCCAGGGCTTGCAGAGGTCTGAGTTAGAAGCCTTATCAGATAAGAAACTCCACCAATTAGAGGGCAATGGTTACTTGTTACAAATCATGTTGAGTCCTATTACAGATTCCCCATTGACGCAGAAGGATGAAATTGACAATTTATTGTAGCAGTACCAAGGAGTCTTTGTTGAACCTACATCACTACCTCCACACCGAAATCATGACCACACTATCCCCCTACAAAATGGTGCAAGACCTATTAGTGTGCGGCCATACCACTATCCTTCTTATCAAAAGGCGGAGATTGAAAGAATGGTTTAAGGGCTACTTACCACCGGATTAATAAGACCAAGCACCATAAAAGATAAGTACCCTATTCCTATCATTGATGAACTACTTGATGAATTGTATGGTGCTAAGTGTTTCTCTAAGCTTGACCTCAGTTAAGGGTTCCACCATATTCGTGTCAAAGATGAGGATATACATAAGACAACATTTTGTACTCATAAGGGCCATTATGAGTATGTTGTTATGCCATTTGGCCTTACTAATGCCCCATCCACCTTCCACAGTCTCATGAATGACCTTTTTCGATCATTTCTGCGCAAGTTTATCTTGGTCTTCTTCGATGATATCTTGGTATATAGCCACAATTGGGAGGATCACCTACAACATTTACATACAATCTTAGACATTTTGTTGGCTAACAAACTGTTTGCAAAGCTGTCCAAATGCAAGTTTGGAGTTTTCCAGGTGGATTACTTGGGCTATTTGATCTCACACGAAGGTGTGGCTGTAGACCCATCCAAGATCCAAAGTATATTGAGTTGGCTCGTTCCTCTCACGATGAAATCTCTTCACGGTTTCCTTGGGTTGGTCGGCTACTACCACAAGTTCATCCGTGGATTCAACACCTTGACAACCCCACTAACTCGTCTTCTTTCCAAAGATGGGTTCCATTGGACTCCCGAAGCTGTCATGGCCTTTGATGTCTTGAAACATGCCCTCACTTCACCACTAGTATTAAAACTGCCAGATTTTTCTCAGTCATTTGTGATTGAATGTGATGCTTGTGGCGTAGATATTAGAGCAATTCTCATGTAGGACCAGCCGCCCGTTGCCTATTTGAGTGAGGTTTTGAATAACTCCGCCTTATCCTTTTCTACTTATGAGACGGAGATGCTAGCCATGGTGAAGGCCATTAAAAAATGGCACCCGTACCTAgaaaagtctcaaattcctcttAGAGCAGCGAATCACTACTCCTGCTCAAGCTCGATGGCTTCCCAAAATCTTGGGGTATGATTATGTGATCCAATATAAAAAGGGGAAGGATAATCAGGGTGCGGACGCTCTTTCACGTGTTGTCGAAGTGGAGTTGGTTGATATTTAAATTCCAACCGCTAATTGGTGGTCCCTCTTACAAGATGAAGTTTGCTCAGATCCTTTTTATATGAAGATTGGTGACTTATCTTTATAGTCGGGCTCCCACAAATATTCTAAACACGATGGAGTGTGTTCTATCGCAACAGAGTTCTATTGAGTCCAGCTTCCTCCCTCATTCCAATTGTCCTGGTAGAATACCACTCTACTCCTAGTGGTGGAcattttgagtgccacaaaacTCTTGCTCAAGTTCAGTCATATTTTTACTAGCCTAATATTCATAAATATGTGAAGGAATTTGTTCGTAATTGTGAAACTTGCCAATGGTGCAAAACTGAGTGTCAATTGTCGATTAGACTTCTCCAGCCACTTTTTATTCCTGATAAAGTTTGGTCTGATGTTTTTATGGATTTTATTGAAGGACTTCCTAATTCAAAAGGGCGGACAGTCATAATGGTGGTCGTTGATCGACTAATCAAGTATCCCACTTGCCTTTACAGCTGCAACGGTTGCTCAATCTTTCATAGATCAAGTAGTTCGCCATCATGGTATTCCAACTTCTATCGTCAGTGATCGGGATAAGGTTTTTGTGAGTTCTTTTTGGAAAACTTTATTAAATTGTAGGGAACAATACTATGCATGAGTTCAAGTTATCATCCCCAGACAGACGATCAAACCGAAGTAGTCAATCGTACACTCGAGCAGTATTTGTGGTGTTTCACAATTGCTCAGCCAAAATGATGGAGTGATTGGCTGGCTTGGGCATAGTACAGTTATAATACAATAGTTCATTCGTCTACCAAAATCTCTCCTTTTGAAGCTATGTACGGGGTTCCTCCTCCCACGATGTTGTCATATGTGCCTAATACTACCAAGGTACAAGCTGTAGATGATCACCTGCGCACTAGGGATACTATATTGAAGGATTTACGACAACATTTACGGATAGCCCAAGACTGTATGAAATCAAAGGTAGAACAAAGGCGGCGTGAGGTTGTGTTTGACGTTGGTGATATGGTGTTTCTCAAACTACAGCCCTACCGACAATCCACTGTGTCATTC of Tripterygium wilfordii isolate XIE 37 chromosome 13, ASM1340144v1, whole genome shotgun sequence contains these proteins:
- the LOC120012501 gene encoding uncharacterized protein LOC120012501; this translates as MTTLSPYKMVQDLLVCGHTTILLIKRRRLKEWFKGFHHIRVKDEDIHKTTFCTHKGHYEYVVMPFGLTNAPSTFHSLMNDLFRSFLRKFILVFFDDILVYSHNWEDHLQHLHTILDILLANKLFAKLSKCKFGVFQVDYLGYLISHEGVAVDPSKIQSILSWLVPLTMKSLHGFLGLVGYYHKFIRGFNTLTTPLTRLLSKDGFHWTPEAVMAFDVLKHALTSPLDQPPVAYLSEVLNNSALSFSTYETEMLAMVKAIKKWHPYLEKSQIPLRAANHYSCSSSMASQNLGEFVRNCETCQWCKTECQLSIRLLQPLFIPDKVWSDVFMDFIEGLPNSKGRTVIMVVVDRLINYNTIVHSSTKISPFEAMYGVPPPTMLSYVPNTTKVQAVDDHLRTRDTILKDLRQHLRIAQDCMKSKVEQRRREVVFDVGDMVFLKLQPYRQSTVSFWSSLKLAPRYFGPYPIMEHIGVVAYRLQLPADSQIHDVFLVSLLKKKLGLVSPISHALPPVTDESIVLPQPEEMSGHSKG